In one Pseudomonadota bacterium genomic region, the following are encoded:
- a CDS encoding pseudouridine synthase: protein MRLLLLNKPFRCLSQFSDADGRATLARWVDQKGVYPAGRLDFDSEGLLALTDHGGLQARISDPIYQLAKTYLVQVEGRPSPDALAALCAGVRLKGRLVRAAAARTVPEPAGLWPRTPPIRVRKSVPDHWVELVIERGLNRQVRRMTAAAGLPTLRLIRTDIGPWSLGTLMPGQWREISRDRMASDFRNLGWRLT from the coding sequence ATGCGCTTGTTGCTGCTCAATAAACCGTTTCGATGTCTTTCCCAGTTTAGCGACGCAGACGGGCGCGCCACGCTTGCCCGCTGGGTGGATCAAAAAGGCGTTTATCCAGCCGGGAGGCTGGATTTTGACTCCGAGGGTCTGCTGGCGCTGACTGACCACGGTGGTTTGCAGGCGAGAATATCCGATCCAATATACCAGCTGGCGAAAACCTACCTGGTTCAGGTCGAGGGCAGGCCTTCGCCGGATGCCCTGGCCGCCCTTTGCGCCGGTGTCCGCCTCAAGGGCAGGCTGGTGCGCGCCGCCGCGGCGCGAACTGTACCCGAACCAGCCGGACTATGGCCGCGAACCCCACCGATCCGCGTTCGAAAATCGGTACCGGATCACTGGGTGGAATTGGTGATTGAGCGTGGTCTGAACCGCCAGGTAAGGCGAATGACAGCCGCCGCGGGCCTGCCGACCCTGCGCCTTATCCGGACGGATATCGGGCCATGGTCGCTGGGGACGCTGATGCCCGGGCAATGGCGCGAAATATCACGCGACCGGATGGCGAGCGATTTCAGGAATCTTGGCTGGCGTCTGACCTGA
- a CDS encoding glycine zipper 2TM domain-containing protein, translating to MKNRNLLLGICALALVLPGLAAADHDDDRRTDRGKIVYARVIKVQPIIRYVTVKVPVQECWDERRYRSRYHSAYPDSGGATIIGAIIGGVIGNQFGSGHGRRATTALGALLGGSLARDAAIRRAEREGRYEPHQSYVVQRCATSYDYREEERVDGYEVTYRYKGDTYMTRMPRDPGKRIRLRVSITPVADY from the coding sequence ATGAAAAATCGTAACTTGCTACTGGGCATATGCGCACTGGCCCTGGTGCTACCTGGGCTGGCGGCAGCCGATCACGACGATGACCGGCGTACGGATCGGGGCAAAATTGTTTATGCCCGGGTCATCAAGGTACAGCCGATTATTCGTTACGTGACCGTCAAGGTTCCTGTACAGGAGTGCTGGGACGAACGCCGGTATCGGTCCCGTTACCACTCCGCTTACCCCGATAGCGGTGGCGCGACGATAATAGGCGCCATTATCGGTGGGGTGATCGGCAATCAGTTTGGCAGTGGTCACGGCCGCAGGGCGACGACCGCGCTGGGCGCATTGCTTGGTGGTTCGCTGGCTCGCGATGCGGCGATCAGGCGTGCAGAGCGCGAGGGACGCTACGAGCCACACCAATCGTATGTTGTGCAACGCTGCGCGACCTCCTACGACTACCGTGAGGAAGAACGGGTCGATGGCTATGAAGTGACCTACAGATACAAAGGCGATACCTACATGACCCGGATGCCCCGGGACCCGGGCAAACGTATCCGTCTGCGGGTCAGTATCACGCCGGTCGCTGATTACTGA
- a CDS encoding aldehyde dehydrogenase family protein, which produces MNEILQALGLEELNPAAWAGKDGWLPGADRKVLDSINPATGEVIARVGSASAEDYEKVMSQAQQAFLEWRSVPAPKRGEAVRLIGEELRKYKDPLGSLVSMEMGKIKAEGDGEVQEMIDIAEFAVGQSRMLYGYTMHSERPQHRMYEQWHPFGVIGIISAFNFPVAVWSWNAFLAAICGDVCVWKPSPKTPLCGIAVQHICNRVLSKHGYPAIFQTFIDGDNSLANGFVDDPRVALMSFTGSCKIGRQVGHRVAQRMGRSLLELGGNNAVIVDQHANLELAVPAIAFGAVGTAGQRCTSTRRVIVHASRAEELERHLVHAYRQVRIGDPLAPDTLMGPLIDEQSVDRFLVALKRVEDAGGEILCGGKVLDGPGNFVEPAIARAQNDWDIVREETFAPLLYIIRYTKFAQALAMHNDVDQGLSSAIFTDNLQNAETFLSVIGSDCGIANVNIGTSGAEIGGAFGGEKETGGGRESGSDAWKAYMRRQTNTINWSKELPLAQGIKFDLG; this is translated from the coding sequence ATGAATGAAATATTGCAGGCTTTGGGTCTGGAGGAATTGAATCCTGCCGCCTGGGCCGGAAAGGACGGCTGGCTACCCGGAGCAGACCGGAAGGTACTGGATTCCATCAACCCGGCAACCGGGGAAGTCATCGCCAGGGTCGGGTCGGCGTCGGCCGAGGACTATGAGAAAGTCATGAGCCAGGCGCAGCAGGCATTTCTCGAATGGCGATCGGTTCCCGCGCCGAAACGCGGGGAAGCGGTACGCCTGATCGGCGAAGAATTGCGAAAATACAAAGACCCGCTGGGCAGCCTCGTTTCGATGGAAATGGGAAAAATCAAGGCAGAGGGAGACGGTGAAGTCCAGGAGATGATCGATATTGCGGAATTTGCCGTCGGCCAGTCGAGAATGCTGTATGGCTACACGATGCATTCGGAACGGCCGCAGCACAGGATGTACGAGCAATGGCACCCGTTCGGTGTCATCGGCATCATCAGTGCATTCAATTTTCCGGTCGCGGTGTGGTCCTGGAATGCCTTTCTGGCCGCTATCTGCGGTGATGTCTGTGTCTGGAAACCGTCACCAAAAACGCCATTGTGCGGGATTGCCGTCCAGCACATCTGCAATCGGGTACTGAGTAAACATGGGTACCCCGCCATTTTTCAGACTTTTATAGACGGCGATAACTCACTGGCAAATGGCTTCGTCGACGACCCTCGGGTTGCGCTCATGTCCTTTACCGGTTCCTGCAAGATCGGTCGCCAGGTTGGCCATCGGGTCGCACAGCGCATGGGACGTTCTCTGCTGGAACTGGGGGGCAATAACGCCGTCATCGTAGACCAACACGCAAACCTGGAACTGGCGGTGCCTGCCATTGCCTTTGGCGCGGTTGGCACCGCGGGCCAGCGCTGCACCAGTACCCGCCGGGTCATCGTCCACGCAAGCCGTGCGGAGGAACTGGAAAGGCATCTCGTGCATGCCTATCGACAGGTCAGGATTGGCGATCCGCTGGCACCCGACACCCTGATGGGACCGTTGATTGACGAGCAATCCGTGGACAGATTTTTGGTTGCGCTTAAACGGGTGGAAGACGCGGGTGGCGAAATCCTGTGTGGCGGCAAGGTGCTGGACGGCCCTGGCAACTTTGTCGAACCGGCAATCGCCCGCGCTCAAAATGACTGGGATATTGTTCGGGAAGAAACCTTTGCACCTTTGCTTTACATCATCAGGTACACCAAATTTGCGCAGGCGCTGGCGATGCACAACGACGTCGACCAGGGTCTGTCATCGGCTATTTTTACCGATAATCTGCAGAACGCCGAAACCTTCCTGTCGGTCATCGGTAGCGATTGCGGGATTGCCAATGTCAATATCGGCACGTCCGGCGCCGAGATTGGCGGCGCTTTCGGCGGCGAAAAGGAAACCGGCGGCGGCCGCGAATCGGGATCGGATGCGTGGAAAGCCTATATGCGCCGGCAGACCAACACCATCAACTGGAGCAAGGAATTACCACTGGCCCAGGGGATCAAGTTCGATCTCGGCTAA
- a CDS encoding 3-deoxy-7-phosphoheptulonate synthase, whose product MSRNPRQSDWHPASWQNRPASQMLPYPDQNKVADVLSRLGRLPPLVTSWEVERLKSELAEAQRGERFLLQGGDCAERFDECNSELIAKKLKILMQMSLVLLYGLKKPLVRVGRIAGQYAKPRSTDTETRDGITLPTFRGDLINKPGFTPEERTPDPELMLVGYQRASLTLNFIRALVDSGFADLHHPEYWDMDFASHSSLEQEYRRIVSSISDSMDFFESISGRSIHQTTRVAMFTSHEGLHLPYEQAQTRYIPRRERWYNLATHFPWIGVRTGDLDGAHVEYFRGISNPLGIKVGPGMTGESLQKLLAVLNPLNEPGRITLIHRFGVSQIKKRLPPLIRAVQATGSPVLWCCDPMHGNTEVTADGVKTRRFDKILDELEMSFEIHGRTDSHLGGVHFEMTGEDVTECTGGARGLTDADLARSYKSQVDPRLNYEQALELAMRITGKNFRSDASQDS is encoded by the coding sequence ATGAGCAGGAACCCCAGGCAATCAGACTGGCATCCGGCGAGCTGGCAGAATCGGCCAGCGAGCCAGATGCTGCCCTATCCCGACCAAAACAAGGTGGCGGACGTATTGTCGCGCCTGGGCCGTCTGCCGCCACTGGTTACTTCGTGGGAGGTCGAGCGCCTCAAATCGGAGCTGGCCGAAGCGCAGCGCGGCGAGCGATTTCTCCTGCAGGGCGGTGACTGCGCGGAGCGATTCGATGAATGCAATTCGGAGCTGATCGCAAAGAAACTGAAAATCCTGATGCAAATGAGCCTGGTCCTGTTGTATGGGCTGAAAAAGCCGCTGGTTCGGGTCGGGAGAATTGCAGGCCAGTACGCCAAGCCGCGTTCGACCGACACCGAGACGCGCGATGGGATTACCTTGCCCACCTTTCGTGGCGATCTGATCAACAAGCCTGGGTTCACGCCGGAAGAGCGGACGCCGGACCCGGAATTGATGCTGGTAGGTTACCAAAGAGCTTCGCTGACGCTGAATTTTATTCGCGCGCTGGTCGACAGCGGATTTGCCGATTTGCATCATCCGGAATACTGGGATATGGATTTTGCCAGCCACTCGTCGCTGGAACAGGAATACCGGCGTATCGTCAGTTCGATCAGCGATTCGATGGACTTTTTCGAGTCCATTTCAGGCCGTTCCATTCATCAAACCACCCGCGTTGCCATGTTTACCAGCCACGAAGGCCTGCATCTGCCGTACGAGCAGGCGCAGACCCGGTACATACCGCGCCGGGAGCGCTGGTATAACCTGGCAACCCATTTCCCATGGATTGGCGTGCGCACCGGCGATCTGGACGGCGCCCATGTCGAATACTTCAGGGGGATCTCCAACCCGCTGGGGATCAAGGTGGGACCCGGGATGACCGGCGAGTCGCTGCAGAAGCTGCTGGCGGTACTCAATCCGCTGAATGAGCCCGGTCGTATTACGCTGATTCACCGATTCGGAGTCAGCCAGATCAAGAAAAGGCTGCCGCCTTTGATTCGCGCGGTGCAGGCTACCGGTTCGCCGGTGCTGTGGTGCTGCGATCCCATGCACGGCAATACCGAAGTTACCGCGGACGGGGTCAAGACCCGGCGTTTCGACAAAATCCTGGATGAACTGGAAATGTCGTTCGAGATACACGGTCGCACAGACAGCCATCTCGGTGGCGTTCATTTCGAGATGACCGGCGAGGACGTGACCGAATGTACCGGTGGCGCTCGCGGTCTGACCGACGCAGATCTGGCCAGATCCTACAAGTCCCAGGTGGATCCGCGGCTAAATTATGAGCAGGCCCTGGAACTGGCCATGCGAATTACCGGCAAAAACTTCAGGTCAGACGCCAGCCAAGATTCCTGA
- a CDS encoding MBL fold metallo-hydrolase: MKKTSYWLSAALLVSPATAWSQEEVEIKVQQLTEHIYMLEGRGGNIGLSIGDDGVFMIDDQYAPLTPAILEAIGNLTDQPVKFVLNTHWHGDHTGGNENLGNAGAIIVAHDKVRERMSTEQFRKLIGGRIPPAAEAALPTVTFNDRISFFMNDDEIQVFHVAPAHTDTDSMVYFSSADVLHMGDVFFNKRFPFIDVDLGGSVDGTIHAVNLALEMTTEKTRIIPGHGPLASRQDLQDYRDILLTVRNSVAVLIAQESTLEQVLAAQLTESLNATWNWNFINGDRLVELIYADLSPGTGAADSESE, encoded by the coding sequence ATGAAAAAAACAAGTTACTGGCTGAGCGCAGCGTTGCTGGTGTCCCCGGCGACTGCGTGGTCTCAGGAGGAAGTGGAAATCAAGGTCCAGCAGCTGACCGAGCATATTTATATGCTGGAAGGGCGGGGCGGCAATATCGGCCTTTCCATAGGCGACGATGGCGTGTTTATGATCGACGATCAATATGCACCGCTTACGCCGGCAATACTCGAAGCGATCGGCAATTTGACGGACCAGCCAGTCAAATTTGTACTTAACACGCATTGGCACGGGGATCACACAGGCGGCAACGAAAATCTCGGCAATGCGGGCGCAATCATCGTCGCTCACGACAAGGTACGGGAGAGAATGAGTACTGAACAATTCCGGAAACTGATCGGTGGCCGGATACCACCCGCAGCCGAAGCAGCATTGCCGACTGTCACCTTCAACGACCGGATCAGTTTTTTTATGAACGATGATGAAATCCAGGTATTTCATGTCGCTCCGGCCCATACAGACACAGATTCGATGGTTTATTTTTCCTCCGCCGATGTGCTGCATATGGGCGATGTCTTTTTTAACAAGCGGTTCCCGTTTATCGACGTCGATCTTGGCGGTTCCGTCGATGGCACCATCCACGCGGTCAACCTGGCCCTGGAGATGACGACCGAGAAAACCAGGATTATTCCCGGACACGGGCCGCTGGCGAGTCGCCAGGATCTGCAAGATTACCGCGACATCCTACTCACCGTCAGGAACTCTGTGGCGGTACTGATCGCGCAGGAAAGCACGCTGGAACAAGTGCTGGCTGCGCAGCTCACGGAAAGCCTGAACGCAACCTGGAACTGGAATTTTATCAATGGGGACAGGCTGGTAGAACTGATTTACGCCGATCTTTCACCGGGTACGGGCGCTGCCGATAGCGAGAGCGAATAA
- a CDS encoding response regulator transcription factor yields the protein MRLLIVEDDPVLRGSLAEQLREAGHVVDTAGDGKEGLYFAEEFKPDLAIIDLGLPIMSGMDLIGAIREKKLSFPILILTARDRWQEKVDGLSAGADDYLTKPFQLEELIARVNALIRRAAGFASPVISCGRVSMDTSAQSVTVAGGEVVLTAFEYRLLECLMLRAGRVISKAELTDRLYDQDFERDSNVIEVLVGRLRRKLDPENSTNPIETLRGRGYRFNLETTD from the coding sequence ATGCGTTTGTTAATCGTAGAGGACGACCCCGTACTTCGAGGTAGCCTGGCCGAACAATTGAGAGAAGCGGGTCATGTTGTCGATACTGCGGGAGACGGCAAGGAAGGACTGTATTTCGCGGAGGAGTTCAAGCCGGACCTCGCAATTATCGATCTGGGCCTGCCAATCATGTCGGGGATGGATTTAATTGGCGCGATTCGCGAAAAAAAGCTCAGCTTCCCGATACTGATATTGACGGCAAGAGATCGCTGGCAGGAAAAAGTTGACGGATTGTCAGCGGGGGCCGACGATTATCTGACCAAACCTTTTCAGCTCGAAGAACTGATCGCCAGGGTAAACGCCCTGATCCGGCGTGCCGCGGGTTTTGCCAGCCCGGTGATTTCATGTGGCCGGGTCAGCATGGACACATCCGCGCAAAGCGTAACGGTTGCTGGCGGGGAAGTTGTGCTGACGGCGTTCGAATATCGTTTGCTCGAATGCCTGATGCTGAGGGCGGGCCGGGTGATATCGAAGGCCGAGCTCACCGATCGTCTGTACGACCAGGACTTCGAAAGGGACAGCAACGTCATCGAGGTTCTGGTCGGCCGCTTGCGGCGCAAGCTCGATCCGGAAAACAGCACCAATCCCATCGAAACTTTACGCGGGCGAGGATACCGCTTCAACCTCGAGACTACCGACTGA
- the mazG gene encoding nucleoside triphosphate pyrophosphohydrolase, protein MNNLDKLLEVMARLRDPKTGCPWDLEQDFASIAPHTIEEAYEVADAIGKGDMRELQEELGDLLFQVVFHAHLAAEQGEFDFYAVAGSISKKLTQRHPHVFGDAESRDSAEQTRQWEEHKAGERRSKGQHSVLDGIPVALPALSKAQKLGQRAATAGFDWPDRDGPRRKIDEEMVELDSELDNGSARRQAEEIGDLLFSVVNLARHLDVDAETALREANRRFATRFQSMETRLQESGQKLSELSLSQLELAWQKAKKNLRGG, encoded by the coding sequence ATGAATAACTTGGATAAGTTACTCGAAGTAATGGCTAGACTCAGGGACCCGAAGACCGGCTGCCCGTGGGACCTGGAACAGGATTTTGCCAGCATCGCACCACATACCATCGAAGAAGCCTATGAAGTTGCGGATGCAATCGGCAAGGGCGATATGCGCGAGTTGCAGGAAGAACTCGGCGATTTGTTGTTCCAGGTCGTGTTTCACGCGCACCTGGCGGCGGAACAGGGCGAGTTCGATTTTTACGCTGTTGCGGGGTCCATCTCCAAAAAACTGACGCAAAGGCATCCGCACGTTTTTGGCGATGCCGAATCCCGGGATTCCGCCGAACAGACCAGGCAATGGGAAGAGCACAAAGCCGGTGAGCGCCGGAGCAAAGGACAGCACTCGGTATTGGACGGGATTCCAGTTGCGCTGCCTGCGCTCAGCAAAGCGCAAAAGCTTGGCCAAAGAGCGGCAACGGCAGGGTTCGACTGGCCGGATCGGGATGGCCCGCGGCGGAAAATTGACGAGGAAATGGTGGAACTGGACAGCGAACTCGATAACGGCTCTGCAAGGAGACAGGCCGAGGAGATTGGCGATCTGCTGTTTTCCGTGGTGAACCTGGCCCGCCACCTGGATGTCGATGCTGAAACCGCGTTGCGCGAGGCGAACCGGCGGTTTGCAACGCGCTTTCAGAGCATGGAAACACGCCTGCAAGAGTCAGGGCAGAAATTGTCGGAACTCAGCCTCAGCCAGCTCGAACTTGCCTGGCAAAAAGCCAAGAAAAACCTCCGCGGTGGATAA
- a CDS encoding asparaginase: MHLKIIATGGTIDKIYFDANSEFEVGEPLIGKVLQDGGAAFDYEIIPLMRRDSLDLTDEDRKLIRDAVMADGLRHVLITHGTDTMTETAAALGDVGERTVILTGALSPARFQITDAVFNVGLAVGAVQSKPAGVYIAMNGRIFDADKVHKNRERNCFEEI; the protein is encoded by the coding sequence ATGCACTTAAAGATTATTGCTACCGGCGGCACCATCGACAAAATTTATTTCGACGCCAACAGTGAATTCGAAGTTGGCGAGCCGTTGATCGGCAAGGTGTTGCAAGACGGCGGTGCCGCCTTTGATTATGAGATCATTCCATTGATGCGCAGGGACAGCCTGGACCTCACCGACGAAGACAGGAAGCTGATCCGTGACGCGGTCATGGCCGATGGTTTGCGTCACGTGCTGATCACGCATGGGACCGATACCATGACGGAGACGGCTGCGGCGTTGGGAGATGTCGGTGAGCGGACGGTCATTTTAACCGGGGCGCTCAGCCCAGCCCGTTTCCAGATTACAGACGCTGTATTCAATGTCGGGCTGGCCGTCGGCGCGGTGCAGAGCAAACCGGCGGGCGTTTATATTGCAATGAATGGCAGAATTTTCGATGCCGATAAAGTACACAAGAACCGGGAACGGAATTGTTTCGAAGAAATCTGA
- a CDS encoding slipin family protein — translation MFGFDIMFYIGLAVVFLLFMTFKILREYERGVVFLLGRFYKVKGPGLIIIIPGIQKMVRVDLRLIVMDVPTQDVISKDNVSVKVNAVIYFRVVDPEKAIIQVANYFEATSQLAQTTLRSVLGQHELDEMLSERDKLNHDIQAILDENTDSWGIKVANVEIKHVDIDESMIRAIAKQAEAERTRRAKVIHAEGEKQAAVALVEAAATLSQEPNAMQLRYMQTLTDIAGDKSSTIVFPLPMDLIEPLMKRIKGD, via the coding sequence ATGTTTGGGTTTGACATCATGTTCTATATAGGCTTGGCCGTCGTTTTTCTTCTTTTTATGACGTTCAAGATTCTCAGGGAATACGAGCGTGGCGTCGTGTTCCTGCTTGGGCGCTTTTACAAGGTCAAAGGGCCGGGACTGATCATCATTATCCCGGGTATCCAGAAAATGGTGCGGGTCGATCTGCGGCTGATCGTCATGGATGTGCCGACCCAGGACGTCATTTCAAAAGACAATGTGTCGGTCAAGGTTAATGCGGTGATCTATTTCCGCGTCGTGGATCCTGAAAAAGCGATCATCCAGGTTGCCAATTATTTTGAAGCAACGAGCCAGCTTGCCCAGACCACGCTGCGCTCGGTTCTTGGCCAGCACGAACTGGATGAGATGCTGTCGGAGAGAGACAAGCTCAACCACGATATTCAGGCGATACTCGACGAAAACACCGATTCATGGGGGATCAAGGTCGCCAATGTCGAAATCAAGCACGTGGATATCGATGAAAGCATGATTCGGGCCATCGCCAAGCAGGCGGAAGCCGAACGAACCCGGCGGGCAAAGGTGATCCATGCCGAAGGCGAAAAACAGGCTGCCGTTGCGCTGGTCGAGGCAGCCGCTACCTTGTCGCAAGAACCCAACGCGATGCAGTTGCGGTACATGCAGACGCTGACCGATATCGCCGGCGACAAGAGTTCGACCATCGTGTTCCCGTTGCCGATGGATCTCATCGAGCCACTAATGAAAAGAATCAAGGGCGACTGA
- a CDS encoding saccharopine dehydrogenase NADP-binding domain-containing protein encodes MHRILVLGAGKIGALISGLLADSGDYQVQLADIDGAAARSVTESHGLDNVTAHELDATDAIKLAAYIDDHPVAAVVSGLPYFCNEAVARVARDKGIHYFDLTEDVSVSRAIREIAQGADRAFVPQCGLAPGFISIAAKELISHFDELRSVKLRVGALPQHPNNALKYSLTWSTDGVINEYGNLCHAVVNGELVDVLPLEGLEEIELDGTLYEAFNTSGGLGSLAESYAGQAVTMDYKTIRYPGHCAQMRLLMNDLKLNEDRDTLKKILENAVPHTLQDVVIIYAAVTGMQDGQLREENYVNKVFPEMIAGRLWSAIQVTTAAGICSVLDLVVSNGIQYSGLVRQEDFRLKDILDNRFGKYFAHGGSNAVSMRAIATGETGHGNRLSGDAK; translated from the coding sequence ATGCATCGCATACTCGTACTCGGGGCTGGGAAAATAGGCGCTTTGATCAGCGGCTTGCTGGCCGATTCCGGTGACTACCAGGTTCAACTCGCCGATATAGACGGCGCCGCGGCCCGGTCGGTTACCGAGTCGCACGGACTGGATAACGTGACGGCGCATGAGCTGGACGCCACCGACGCGATCAAACTGGCCGCGTACATCGATGACCATCCGGTGGCCGCCGTAGTTTCCGGTTTGCCCTATTTCTGCAACGAAGCGGTTGCCCGGGTCGCCCGTGACAAAGGGATACATTATTTCGACTTGACCGAAGATGTTTCCGTGAGCAGGGCAATCCGGGAAATCGCGCAGGGGGCGGATCGCGCGTTCGTACCGCAATGCGGTCTGGCGCCCGGATTTATCAGTATCGCGGCCAAGGAATTGATCAGCCATTTTGACGAACTGCGATCGGTAAAACTCAGGGTGGGCGCGTTGCCCCAGCATCCGAACAATGCACTGAAATATTCGCTGACCTGGTCCACCGATGGGGTCATCAACGAATATGGCAATTTGTGTCACGCCGTCGTCAACGGCGAACTGGTGGATGTGCTGCCGCTGGAGGGTCTGGAAGAAATTGAACTCGATGGCACGCTCTACGAAGCGTTCAATACTTCGGGTGGATTGGGCTCGCTGGCGGAAAGTTATGCCGGCCAGGCGGTGACAATGGATTACAAGACCATACGCTATCCTGGGCACTGCGCGCAGATGCGGTTGCTGATGAACGATCTCAAGCTCAACGAAGACCGTGACACTTTGAAGAAAATTCTGGAAAACGCTGTTCCCCACACGCTGCAGGACGTGGTCATTATCTATGCGGCGGTTACCGGGATGCAGGATGGCCAACTGCGCGAAGAAAACTACGTCAACAAGGTGTTTCCGGAAATGATCGCCGGGCGCCTGTGGTCGGCTATCCAGGTCACCACGGCTGCCGGTATCTGCAGCGTGCTTGACCTGGTGGTATCCAATGGCATCCAGTACAGCGGTTTGGTCCGCCAGGAAGATTTTCGTCTCAAAGATATTCTGGATAACCGATTCGGCAAATATTTTGCGCATGGCGGCAGCAACGCCGTGTCCATGCGGGCGATCGCGACCGGTGAAACCGGTCATGGAAACCGACTCAGTGGAGACGCCAAATGA
- a CDS encoding nodulation protein NfeD, with the protein MLAYVRHFLLLACLLAMPAIAQEDKVAYLLTIDGAIGPATSDYLSKGIADAASEDAAVVIIRMDTPGGLDSSMRDIIHAILQSSVPVVGYVAPPGSRAASAGTYIMYASHIAAMAPATNIGSATPVQIGGDGPRKPDSEDEEDAEDEEAGDEEVEKKSKTKDTGTTAMERKTINDAVAYIRGLAELRGRNVDWAEKAVREAVNVTASEALELGIIDLVAKTQAQLLQDIDGMSVEVNGSEQTLTTAGLDIKVIEPDWRNRLLSVITNPTVAYMLLMLGIYGLIFEGYNPGAIVPGVVGAISILLALYAFQILPVNYAGLALIVLGVILIIAEVFAPSFGVLGIGGVIALVTGSIILMDTDIPGYEISRNLIFSVAILSSAMIVGIVYFANRARTQPIVSGREQMIGMTGIARGDIDKKGTVFVHSELWQASSSQLIMDGQPVRVTAISGLHLTVEPVNSTQET; encoded by the coding sequence ATGCTTGCATATGTCCGCCATTTCCTGCTGCTCGCGTGTCTGCTGGCCATGCCCGCCATTGCCCAGGAAGATAAAGTCGCCTACCTGCTGACGATAGATGGCGCCATCGGGCCGGCGACCAGCGACTATCTGAGCAAAGGCATCGCCGATGCCGCCAGCGAAGATGCCGCAGTGGTAATCATCCGGATGGATACGCCAGGCGGTCTGGATTCGTCGATGCGGGATATCATTCATGCCATTTTGCAATCATCGGTACCGGTGGTCGGTTATGTCGCGCCCCCCGGATCCCGGGCCGCGAGCGCCGGTACCTATATCATGTACGCCAGCCATATAGCAGCGATGGCACCGGCTACCAATATTGGTTCGGCGACACCGGTGCAGATCGGTGGCGATGGCCCGAGAAAGCCCGACTCTGAGGACGAAGAGGACGCAGAGGATGAAGAGGCAGGTGACGAAGAAGTCGAGAAAAAATCGAAAACAAAGGATACGGGCACCACTGCCATGGAGCGCAAGACCATCAATGATGCCGTCGCTTATATTCGCGGCCTGGCGGAATTGCGGGGCAGAAACGTCGACTGGGCGGAAAAAGCGGTTCGCGAGGCCGTCAATGTCACGGCATCGGAAGCGCTCGAACTCGGGATTATCGACCTAGTTGCGAAAACGCAGGCGCAACTGCTGCAGGATATCGATGGCATGAGCGTCGAGGTTAACGGTAGCGAGCAAACGCTGACGACGGCCGGGCTCGATATCAAAGTGATCGAACCCGATTGGCGAAACCGTTTGTTATCGGTGATTACCAACCCAACGGTTGCCTATATGTTGTTGATGCTCGGAATCTATGGGCTGATTTTCGAAGGTTACAACCCGGGCGCAATTGTACCCGGTGTCGTCGGCGCAATTTCGATTCTGCTGGCGCTTTATGCATTCCAGATTCTGCCGGTCAATTATGCGGGGCTCGCCCTGATCGTACTCGGCGTTATTCTGATTATCGCGGAAGTGTTTGCGCCGAGCTTTGGCGTGCTCGGTATAGGCGGGGTGATCGCACTGGTAACCGGATCGATCATCCTCATGGATACCGATATCCCCGGTTACGAGATTTCCCGCAATCTGATTTTTTCGGTCGCTATACTGAGCAGCGCCATGATCGTCGGCATTGTTTATTTCGCCAATCGCGCGAGAACGCAGCCGATAGTCAGCGGCCGTGAGCAAATGATCGGTATGACCGGAATCGCACGGGGCGATATCGACAAGAAAGGCACAGTCTTTGTCCACAGCGAATTGTGGCAGGCCAGTTCCAGTCAATTGATAATGGATGGACAGCCAGTCAGGGTCACTGCTATCAGTGGCTTGCACCTGACTGTCGAACCGGTAAACAGCACACAGGAGACTTAA